In Caldicoprobacter guelmensis, the genomic stretch CCGGCTATATGTGGCAAAAAATGGATTTTACAGTTTAAGGGTTTGAATAAGTGATTTGAGCAATACACATACTAAAAATACGTTTCTATACAGCATTGTTTAACAATAGCTAGAAAGGATGATACGGTGAAAGGGATTATTATGGCTGGAGGCTCTGGATCTCGCCTGCGACCTCTCACCTGTGATTTACCTAAACCGATGGTGCCCGTGATGGCCAGGCCCGTCATGACGTATAGCATAGAACTGCTGAAAAAGTATGGCATTGAAGATATAGGCATTACCCTTCAATACCTTCCCCAGGTAATAGAGGATTATTTCCAAGATGGTTCTGCGTTTGGCGTTAAGCTCCATTATTTTGTAGAAGAAACGCCGTTGGGGACGGCGGGTAGCGTAAAAAATGCCGAAAACTTTTTGGATGAAACCTTTATAGTGATCAGCGGAGATGCTCTGACCGATATCAACATAACCAATGCCATAAACTTTCATAAGGAAAAAAGAGCATTGGCCACTCTTGTGCTCAAAAGGGTTGAGGTGCCTTTGGAATACGGCGTGGTGATTACCGATGAGAACGGTGCTGTGACCCGCTTTTTAGAGAAACCCAACTGGAGTGAGGTCTTCAGCGATACTGTAAATACCGGTATATACATTTTAGAACCAGAGGTGCTTTCTTATTTTAAGAGTGGACAAAAATTTGACTTCAGCCAAGACTTGTTTCCATTGCTCCTTGAGAAAGGCAGGCCGATGTATGGATATATAACCGAGGAGTACTGGTGTGATATAGGTAACCTCCAAACTTACCTTCAGGCCCATTATGATATGCTATCCGGCAAGGTGAGGTTTCCTGTTCCCGGACACAAGATAGGCGAGAATATATGGGTAGGCGAAAACGTCGATATACACCCTGAAGCTAAAGTGGAAGGTCCTTGCTATATAGGGGATTATACCCGTATCAGAGAAGGGGCGTATATCGGGCCGTTTAGCGTAATAGGGCGTTACAATGACATTGGGCTCCATGCCAGCATAAAGAGGAGCGTGCTGTGGGATTACAATACCTTGAGCAGGTGCGTTGAAGTACGCGGTGCTGCCGTGTGTAATAAGGTGGATATAAGGGAAAGGGTGTCGATATACGAAGGAGCGGTAATTGGCAACGGCTGTACGTTGAAGCCGAGGGTTAATGTTAAGCCGGATGTCAAAATATGGCCGGAGAAGGTGATAGAGCACGGAACCACCGTGCAATCCAATGTGATATGGGGGACGCGATTTACCAAGACCCTGTTTGGGAAGAACGGTATAACGGGAAAGCTCAATGTAGACCTTGACCCGCGCTTTGCTGTACGGTTGGGAGCGGCCGTGGGTGCCGAACTTAAGCCTAATAAGCGGGTTGCGGTAAGCTGCGATGAAAATAACGGCAGTGCCATGTTGAAACACGGCATAATATCGGGATTGCTGTCCTCGGGCGTAGAAGTACTGGACTTGGGGTCTCTTACCACGTCTGTTTTAAGGTATATGGTGCCCTATCTCGGTCTGGATGGAGGAATACACGTTTTTGAGGACAAAAATGTGGATG encodes the following:
- a CDS encoding sugar phosphate nucleotidyltransferase, encoding MKGIIMAGGSGSRLRPLTCDLPKPMVPVMARPVMTYSIELLKKYGIEDIGITLQYLPQVIEDYFQDGSAFGVKLHYFVEETPLGTAGSVKNAENFLDETFIVISGDALTDINITNAINFHKEKRALATLVLKRVEVPLEYGVVITDENGAVTRFLEKPNWSEVFSDTVNTGIYILEPEVLSYFKSGQKFDFSQDLFPLLLEKGRPMYGYITEEYWCDIGNLQTYLQAHYDMLSGKVRFPVPGHKIGENIWVGENVDIHPEAKVEGPCYIGDYTRIREGAYIGPFSVIGRYNDIGLHASIKRSVLWDYNTLSRCVEVRGAAVCNKVDIRERVSIYEGAVIGNGCTLKPRVNVKPDVKIWPEKVIEHGTTVQSNVIWGTRFTKTLFGKNGITGKLNVDLDPRFAVRLGAAVGAELKPNKRVAVSCDENNGSAMLKHGIISGLLSSGVEVLDLGSLTTSVLRYMVPYLGLDGGIHVFEDKNVDGNAGIHFIDKNGGNFSPAFERQVENAFVREDFQRVAADKILQVQSLFNVPLFYAKALTKSVNADVIREYGFKVLLSTPSRLVASIAETVFSDVGCELHTAESGVPFGLEKEQYSLACYVDGNGEELELYDEKGKRLSREMCQALKSFLCLKANEKKEVVVPYTAPTAVETMAQAFQGKVIRTRTSRYALMNEVIKREGNGGVFLLYADALAVLLKLLEVLAGEHKTLSELVSAIPRFYMKEKVIECPWGEKGKVMRWLIQEETKGNNVVELFEGVKVHHKDGWALVLPDSEEAVCRIYSEGVSEEYAEELTRFYEDKINWAKKQ